In the Halichoerus grypus chromosome 4, mHalGry1.hap1.1, whole genome shotgun sequence genome, one interval contains:
- the HJURP gene encoding Holliday junction recognition protein yields the protein MEDQLLGEDALLWQLRDSRRRFQRHMQRLIEKYNQPFEDAPLVQMSTLTYETPQGLRIWGGGLVKERNKGHIQDSPVETVSRSGGGPAEASARGPAPPVPSTRVLAVDSKSNDDTSLYQEDVIAGSFMPTVRWSPLRNELRRKYLTQVDALLQDEGCSECTDDGDGEDTHVTPTPSWASPARPAHGSRGCVSGRSPGGPVKPASRPRECDPSHPCSADLAIVPRSDSLSLPGAGGNSSSSSPAFEADICDVTISDLYAGMLHSMSRLLSTKPSCIISTKTSFIAHSWSSRRRHKCKNRMNRTHCRGGGPPRRGSQETLPPCSEPLRDGEVLRDCENLLDASDRKVGLKLEKAFPEVNKPEIRELDPSWKELKGSRSLMPRRCSSLTYGGASEVHHRGQENRLMALKWLISPVKIISRPRILPGKGGNRYREIEIKFDKLHQEYCPRPRKQPCLTCLPGPSAVAVYGGGPASFDSRGLSGPFGRAEARRFHEAFGDLGERAIGAARCPPKRGAPPSLSETSSVQSPGCSEQTLDLLFQANDLGTLGKSVSPRKAASVAGGQPLLCGRGRYNEIKEKFDKFYQQYCRQSPRRIRAPFRSGTSPERASVQVQCPKGGTLGKSNPDSGFQGPPKLSAAPQWSVESPLGSTTLEAQPSMRFGLAAGRGLQSPPKRRRLSDSLLCGQGANSQDPSRVLGRAIEQPAPDSPPGKRRKEHIFQDGREK from the exons ATGGAGGACCAGCTCCTGGGGGAGGACGCGCTGCTCTGGCAGCTCCGGGACAGCCGCCGCCGCTTCCAGAGGCACATGCAGCGACTGATAGAAAAG TACAACCAGCCCTTCGAGGATGCCCCGCTGGTGCAGATGTCCACGCTGACCTATGAGACACCCCAGG gaTTGAGAATTTGGGGCGGAGGACTAGTAAAGGAGAGAAACAAAGGACACATCCAG GACTCCCCGGTCGAGACGGTCAGCAGGAGTGGTGGCGGCCCCGCGGAGGCGAGCGCCAGAGGTCCGGCACCTCCCGTGCCCAGCACACGGGTCCTGGCAGTGG attCAAAAAGCAATGATGATACATCTTTATATCAGGAAGATGTGATTGCTGGGTCCTTCATG CCCACAGTGCGTTGGAGCCCTTTGAGAAACGAGTTAAGGAGGAAATACTTGACCCAAGTGGATGCACTGCTCCAGGATGAAGGGTGTTCAGAG TGTACTGATGACGGAGATGGAGAGGACACCCATGTGACACCGACCCCTTCCTGGGCCTCGCCTGCCAGGCCTGCCCATG GAAGCCGTGGCTGTGTGTCTGGAAGGAGTCCTGGCGGCCCAGTCAAGCCAGCTTCACGTCCCAGAGAGTGTGATCCTTCACACCCCTGCTCGGCAGACCTGGCCATCGTGCCTAGAAGTGACAGTCTCTCGTTACCGGGGGCCGGGGGGAACAGCTCCTCAAGCAGCCCAGCCTTCGAGGCCGACATCTGTGACGTGACGATCAGCGACCTGTATGCGGGCATGCTGCACTCGATGAGCCggctgctgagcacaaagccgtCGTGCATCATCTCCACCAAAACATCGTTCATCGCTCACAGCTGGAGCTCCAGAAGGAGGCACAAGTGTAAGAACAGAATGAACAGGACGCATTGCCGAGGAGGCGGGCCCCCTCGAAGGGGTTCCCAGGAGACACTCCCACCCTGTTCTGAGCCACTGAGGGACGGGGAAGTGTTAAGAGATTGTGAGAACTTACTAGATGCTTCTGACCGGAAGGTGGGTTTAAAATTGGAAAAAGCTTTCCCTGAAGTAAACAAACCCGAAATCCGCGAATTAGATCCAAGTTGGAAGGAGCTTAAGGGGTCGCGGAGTTTAATGCCCCGGAGGTGTTCTTCGTTGACGTATGGAGGAGCCAGCGAGGTGCATCATCGTGGTCAGGAAAATAGACTTATGGCACTAAAATGGTTAATTTCTCCTGTAAAAATCATTTCCAGACCCAGAATACTGCCAGGCAAGGGAGGGAATCGTTACAGGGAAATTGAAATCAAATTTGATAAGCTTCATCAGGAATATTGCCCACGTCCCAGGAAGCAGCCCTGCCTGACTTGCCTCCCGGGACCCTCGGCTGTGGCCGTGTACGGGGGCGGTCCCGCGAGCTTCGACTCCCGCGGGCTCAGCGGACCTTTCGGCAGAGCAGAAGCTAGGAGGTTCCATGAGGCTTTCGGAGACCTGGGTGAACGAGCTATTGGAGCAGCGAGATGCCCGCCGAAGAGGGGTGCCCCTCCCTCGCTTTCAGAGACCAGCTCCGTGCAGAGCCCAGGCTGCTCGGAGCAGACACTTGACCTTCTTTTTCAAGCCAACGATCTTGGAACACTTGGAAAGTCCGTATCACCCAGGAAAGCTGCTTCCGTAGCAGGCGGACAGCCTCTGCTCTGTGGAAGGGGTCGTTACAacgaaataaaggaaaaatttgacAAGTTCTATCAACAGTATTGCCGACAGTCACCGCGGCGGATACGGGCCCCTTTCCGTAGTGGAACATCTCCAGAGAGAGCTAGTGTGCAAGTTCAGTGTCCCAAAGGAGGCACCCTGGGAAAATCAAACCCAGACTCTGGCTTCCAGGGTCCCCCGAAGCTGTCAGCAGCACCCCAGTGGAGCGTAGAAAGTCCTCTGGGCTCGACCACACTTGAGGCCCAACCGTCTATGCGCTTTGGGCTCGCTGCCGGGAGGGGCCTCCAGTCCCCTCCGAAGAGACGCCGATTATCAGATTCCCTGCTGTGTGGACAGGGGGCCAACTCCCAGGATCCATCGCGTGTGCTGGGCCGAGCCATCGAGCAGCCAGCTCCCGACAGCCCCCCTGGGAAAAGAAG gaaagaACACATCTTTCAAGATGGAAGAGAAAAGTGA